ACTGACAGTAACCACACTGAGGCACTTGATTGTCTACCCACGCTTTTTGAACTTTAGAAAGCTGACCACTCTTCTCTAAACTTTCAATGGTCTCGATTTTTTTACCCTCAGCTGCAGCTACTGGAATAGAGCAGCTACGCATAGCTTGGCCTTCAAATAACACTGTGCATGCGCCGCATTGACCAACTCCACATCCATACTTAGTGCCGGTTAATCCCACCTGTTCGCGGATTACCCAAAGCAATGGGGTTTCTGGATCTACGTCCACCTTATATTTTTTGCCATTGACATTCAATTCAGCCATGAGTGCTCTCCTATAAATTCTTTTTATGGTTTCAGGGGCAACTTCATTACCCCTTCTTATCGTGTGCTTATCTTAACTAAGAATTAATATATTGCAATGCAACATATACATCGAGGGCGAAGGACTAGTGAGCCTGCCAATCAAGGATTAATTCAGAAAATAACTGGGTCGCGTCTGTAATCTTGTCGACATAACAAAATTCGTCAGTTTGATGGGCCATTTCTGGCTGGCCTGGCCCCAGAATCACCGTAGGTGGATTGCCGATAGCGGGCTTTAATGCTGATGCATCGGTAAAGTAAGACACGGTCTTTTCGATTGGGCGAACCCCATTAATCTTTTCACAAAAATCAAACACGCTTGCCATCCAGGGATCTGCAGCGGGCGTGAACACCCCTTCAATATCAATAATAGTGTCCAGGCGAACGGTGGGGCCTAGCGCTTTACATAGACAGCCGTAAATATGTTTGTGACTTTGCCCTGCAACCGTGCGAATATCCAGCGTCATTTCTGCTGCATCAGGAACCGAGTTGATATTGATGCCTGATTTAGCAGTGCCTACATTAAGAGTGCCCTGCCCCATTAACTCATGAGCCGGAGTATCGAAGGTAAATTTCTCCAGCGTTAATGCCGCCTTAGCTAGCTTATAGAACGCATTGTCTCCACGCTCAGGCATCGAGCCATGTGCTGTGACTCCATCGGTGGAGGCTTTTAACCAGTAAGCCCCTTTATGACCCAGCAAAGGTTCATTGGCAGTTGGCTCAGCCACAATAAAGCATCCAGCAGGGCCCAGAAAATCCAAAATCTCTTGGTTGGCTGCCAAATGAAATGCGCCCTCGCAGCCCGTCTCTTCTCCTGCGGTAATGATCATGCTCACGCCAGCGCCTTGCTTTGCGGAGTCAGCCATTTTCATAGCTGCAACAACAAAAGCAGCGACGCCACTCTTCATATCACTAGAGCCGCGCCCATATAGCTTGCCATCTTCAATAATGCAGGCAAAGGGTTCGTATTTCCAAGTGCGAGCACCCAAAGGAACAACGTCTACATGCCCAGTAAAGCAGATGCTTGGCTTTTGATCGGAACAGGTGCCAATTTTGGCCACCAGACTCATTCGATGTGGAGCAAATTCAATCTTGCGACATTCATAGCCCACCGACTCTAAAAGTTTGGCTAGATATTCACAAACTTGATCTTCATTTCCCGGGGGATTGATCGTATTAAAACGAATCAGCTCTTGAGTTAATTCAATTGGATCAGGAATGCTATTTGTCATCATCATTTATCCAAAATAAGCGGCTTGAACTTCGGCGTTCTCAGCCAATCCAGTAGCGCTTCCCTCGGCTACCACTTGACCTTTGGTGATGACATAGCCACGATGGGCGATTGCCAAAGTTTGTCGAACATTCTGCTCAACCAATAAGACCGTGGTCCCCATTTGATTAATTTCTTTAATGATTTTAAAGTTTTCTTTTACAAACAAAGGTGACAGGCCGAGTGAAGGCTCATCAAATATCAGCAACTCA
This region of Polynucleobacter sp. JS-JIR-II-50 genomic DNA includes:
- a CDS encoding (2Fe-2S)-binding protein; the encoded protein is MAELNVNGKKYKVDVDPETPLLWVIREQVGLTGTKYGCGVGQCGACTVLFEGQAMRSCSIPVAAAEGKKIETIESLEKSGQLSKVQKAWVDNQVPQCGYCQSGMVMATTALLRNNPKPTDAQIDESITNICRCGTFQQVRAAIHAASKA
- a CDS encoding M20 family metallopeptidase — translated: MMMTNSIPDPIELTQELIRFNTINPPGNEDQVCEYLAKLLESVGYECRKIEFAPHRMSLVAKIGTCSDQKPSICFTGHVDVVPLGARTWKYEPFACIIEDGKLYGRGSSDMKSGVAAFVVAAMKMADSAKQGAGVSMIITAGEETGCEGAFHLAANQEILDFLGPAGCFIVAEPTANEPLLGHKGAYWLKASTDGVTAHGSMPERGDNAFYKLAKAALTLEKFTFDTPAHELMGQGTLNVGTAKSGININSVPDAAEMTLDIRTVAGQSHKHIYGCLCKALGPTVRLDTIIDIEGVFTPAADPWMASVFDFCEKINGVRPIEKTVSYFTDASALKPAIGNPPTVILGPGQPEMAHQTDEFCYVDKITDATQLFSELILDWQAH